In the genome of Gloeotrichia echinulata CP02, one region contains:
- the mutL gene encoding DNA mismatch repair endonuclease MutL, whose translation MASTIQALPTEVVYLITAGEVIDSLASVVRELVENSLDAGATRIVVSLWPQQWRVRVADNGYGMNLDDLQQAATAHSTSKIRNCADLWKIKSLGFRGEALHSLTTLADLEILSRPTDGNLGWRVVYGNRGEAIQVQATAIAPGTVVTVSNLFGNCLSRRQGLPTAAQQMKAVQATIQQIALCHPHINWQLWQNDRELFTICPSATIKQLLPQILPQVRSTDLQEINLQLPNPENSLLHLVVGLPDRCHRYRPDWVRVAINGRMVKTPELEQTILTGFHKTLPRDRYPICFLHLTISPDQINWNRNPAKTEIYLNEVSYWQEQITQAIDQALRLNSTNIKEAVHTTRVSKLLKAAEEKGNYNFQPQNSNSDNITPHSLKAVAQVNNTYIVAEHSGGIWLVEQHIAHERVLYEQICDNWQLIPIEPAIILYQLSQAQVSQLQRIGLDIEPFGEQLWAVRNIPAILQQRQDSAEAILELSWGGDLQTAQVAVACRSAIRNGTPMKETEMQTLLDQWQRTRNPRTCPHGRPIYLSLEESDLARFFRRNWVIGKSHGI comes from the coding sequence ATGGCATCTACTATTCAAGCTTTACCAACAGAAGTTGTATATCTCATTACAGCTGGAGAGGTAATTGACTCTTTGGCTTCCGTAGTCAGGGAATTGGTGGAAAATTCCCTAGATGCAGGTGCAACAAGAATTGTGGTCTCCCTGTGGCCGCAACAGTGGCGAGTACGTGTAGCAGACAATGGTTACGGAATGAACCTGGATGATTTGCAACAAGCAGCCACAGCCCATAGCACCAGTAAAATTCGCAATTGTGCAGATTTGTGGAAAATTAAGAGTTTGGGGTTTCGTGGTGAAGCCTTACACAGTTTGACGACTTTGGCTGATTTAGAAATATTAAGTCGTCCAACAGATGGTAACTTAGGCTGGCGAGTTGTTTATGGTAATAGGGGGGAAGCCATACAAGTACAAGCAACGGCGATCGCACCGGGTACTGTGGTAACAGTCTCAAATCTCTTTGGTAATTGCTTATCTCGTCGTCAGGGTTTACCGACCGCAGCACAGCAAATGAAGGCGGTTCAAGCCACAATTCAACAAATCGCCCTGTGTCATCCTCATATCAACTGGCAATTGTGGCAAAATGACCGAGAATTGTTTACCATTTGTCCCTCTGCCACCATTAAACAACTGCTGCCCCAGATTTTACCTCAAGTTCGCTCCACTGACCTACAAGAAATTAACCTACAACTACCCAACCCTGAAAACTCCTTACTCCATTTAGTGGTAGGATTGCCTGACCGTTGCCATCGCTATCGTCCAGATTGGGTCAGGGTAGCGATTAACGGACGGATGGTCAAAACACCGGAATTAGAGCAGACTATTCTGACAGGATTTCACAAAACATTACCACGCGATCGCTATCCAATTTGTTTCTTGCATCTGACGATTTCTCCAGATCAAATCAATTGGAATCGCAACCCCGCCAAAACAGAAATTTACCTGAACGAAGTTAGTTATTGGCAAGAACAAATTACCCAAGCCATTGATCAAGCACTCCGTCTCAATTCTACCAATATTAAAGAAGCCGTTCACACAACACGAGTTAGTAAATTACTCAAAGCTGCTGAAGAAAAAGGTAATTACAATTTTCAACCGCAAAATTCCAATTCAGACAACATAACTCCCCACTCTTTAAAAGCTGTTGCTCAAGTTAACAATACCTATATTGTAGCAGAACATTCAGGGGGAATTTGGTTAGTAGAACAGCACATCGCCCATGAGCGAGTTTTGTATGAACAAATATGCGATAACTGGCAATTAATCCCCATTGAACCTGCAATAATTCTTTATCAATTATCACAGGCGCAAGTCTCCCAATTACAACGCATCGGTTTAGATATAGAACCCTTTGGCGAACAACTTTGGGCAGTCCGCAATATACCCGCAATCCTGCAACAGCGACAAGACTCTGCAGAAGCAATTTTAGAACTTAGTTGGGGGGGAGACTTACAAACAGCCCAAGTCGCCGTCGCCTGTCGCAGTGCCATTCGTAATGGTACACCCATGAAAGAGACAGAAATGCAAACATTATTAGATCAATGGCAACGCACCCGCAACCCCCGCACTTGTCCCCACGGACGCCCGATTTATTTATCTTTGGAAGAATCAGATTTAGCGCGGTTTTTCCGACGTAATTGGGTGATTGGTAAAAGTCATGGGATTTAA
- a CDS encoding rhodanese-like domain-containing protein translates to MSTNLIADAHDLKFRLEWGQPGFTIVDVRDRHTYNHGRISGAIQIPFDELVQRAKSSLHTERQIYVYGDSDAQTATAAQTLRNAGFTAVAGIQGGLLAWKTVGGATEGVDA, encoded by the coding sequence ATGAGTACCAATTTAATAGCGGATGCACATGATCTAAAGTTCCGTTTGGAATGGGGTCAACCAGGTTTTACAATTGTTGATGTGCGCGATCGCCACACCTACAATCACGGGCGTATCAGTGGTGCAATCCAAATCCCATTCGATGAATTAGTACAACGAGCCAAATCTTCTTTGCATACAGAACGCCAAATTTATGTTTATGGCGACAGTGATGCACAAACAGCCACAGCAGCCCAAACTCTACGAAATGCTGGGTTTACTGCTGTAGCTGGAATTCAAGGTGGTCTTTTGGCCTGGAAAACAGTTGGTGGTGCTACCGAAGGCGTTGACGCTTAA
- a CDS encoding RNA-guided endonuclease TnpB family protein, which translates to MLLTSIKTKLKLTDDQKILMSKHAGISRFTYNWGLATWQALYQSGYQPNQLILKKFFNNQLLPVLTWIKEPGICQKVTEFAFDNLGKAFKNFFSKLADYPKFKRKGRNESFTINAGGKPINIGGKRIKLPTIGWVATYESLPHTTTTKFTISQSAGDWYISCSYEIEQETTKKEHDYVGVDLGIKTLATLSTGVIFVNPKALKSARKKLTRLQRQLTRKIKGSNRYKKQKLRISKLHRRITNIRKDATHKATTFICKNHAVVALEDLNTSGMLKNHKLAGAVTDANFYEFRRQVEYKVIRYGGTVVFVDRFYPSSKTCANCGEIQEISLSQRVYECKKCQHTSDRDLNASKNLEKYARQAKACLDVKG; encoded by the coding sequence GTGTTACTGACTTCTATCAAAACCAAGTTAAAATTGACTGACGACCAGAAAATTCTGATGTCAAAACATGCCGGCATATCCCGATTTACATACAATTGGGGACTCGCCACATGGCAAGCATTGTATCAATCTGGATATCAACCCAATCAGTTGATTTTGAAAAAGTTCTTTAATAATCAACTGCTACCAGTTTTGACTTGGATTAAAGAACCAGGTATTTGTCAAAAAGTCACGGAATTTGCTTTTGATAATTTAGGGAAAGCTTTTAAGAACTTCTTTTCTAAACTTGCAGACTATCCCAAATTTAAAAGAAAAGGCAGAAATGAGAGTTTTACAATTAATGCAGGTGGTAAACCAATAAATATCGGTGGTAAACGCATTAAATTACCAACGATTGGCTGGGTTGCAACTTATGAATCTTTGCCTCATACCACAACCACAAAGTTTACTATATCTCAATCGGCGGGAGATTGGTACATTTCTTGTTCTTATGAAATAGAACAAGAAACTACCAAAAAAGAACATGATTATGTCGGGGTTGATTTAGGGATAAAAACCTTAGCTACCTTATCAACAGGAGTGATATTTGTCAATCCGAAAGCTTTAAAAAGTGCCAGGAAGAAGTTAACAAGATTACAACGTCAACTTACAAGAAAGATCAAAGGGAGTAATCGTTATAAAAAACAAAAGTTGAGAATATCTAAACTGCATCGACGTATTACTAATATACGGAAAGATGCGACTCATAAAGCAACTACATTTATCTGCAAAAACCACGCAGTTGTTGCTTTGGAGGATTTGAATACTTCGGGAATGTTGAAAAATCATAAATTAGCCGGTGCTGTCACTGATGCCAATTTTTATGAATTCCGCAGACAAGTAGAATATAAAGTAATTAGATATGGTGGAACTGTCGTATTTGTAGATAGATTTTACCCATCTAGTAAAACTTGTGCAAATTGTGGAGAAATTCAAGAAATTAGTCTATCACAGCGGGTTTACGAATGTAAAAAATGTCAGCATACTTCAGACCGAGATTTAAACGCATCTAAAAATCTCGAAAAATATGCACGTCAGGCTAAAGCGTGTCTGGACGTTAAGGGATAG
- a CDS encoding adenosine deaminase encodes MALYAELHRHLGGSVVPRVLWRYFERHGSDLISRFRDYPEFEDFYTRPRNTLDEYLELHTLVESVQTVETLPYFIYRLLRGAYIFENLAYLELRYTPYLRTPEHLSQSQRIDKMAEIVEIVGKASRLPEYPIVTSQILCTHTRLPYEVNQAIVDLAAQNKEYVCAIDVAGGDSHYAEREEEWIKLYNHARSQGISTTGHLYETTVGCFPKLLPYLMRIGHGIQIPLLYPELLPELAKRGQCLEVCPTTYLKTGTLQDIRQLKLVFDRCFDAGVDIAICTDNAGLHNVRLPFEYENLLTYDIISFEQLQACQDAAFRHAFAWPHSERPASLLNELLKPEPEKVLAMRVIS; translated from the coding sequence ATGGCTTTATACGCTGAATTGCATCGGCATCTGGGCGGTTCGGTTGTACCACGTGTTTTGTGGCGATATTTTGAAAGACATGGGTCTGATTTAATTTCCCGCTTTAGAGACTATCCAGAATTTGAAGATTTTTACACCCGTCCCCGTAATACCCTAGATGAGTATCTGGAATTGCACACACTAGTGGAAAGTGTGCAAACTGTCGAGACTTTACCTTACTTCATCTATCGCCTGCTACGGGGTGCGTATATATTTGAAAATTTGGCTTATCTGGAACTGCGTTACACCCCGTATTTACGGACACCTGAACATCTGAGTCAATCTCAGAGAATTGATAAGATGGCAGAAATCGTCGAAATTGTCGGAAAAGCTAGCCGTTTGCCAGAATATCCGATTGTGACGAGTCAAATCCTCTGTACACATACGCGCTTACCCTATGAAGTCAATCAGGCGATTGTTGATTTAGCAGCGCAAAACAAAGAGTATGTTTGTGCTATAGATGTAGCTGGGGGTGATAGCCACTACGCCGAGCGCGAAGAAGAATGGATTAAGCTGTATAATCATGCGCGATCGCAGGGTATTAGCACTACCGGACACCTCTATGAAACCACCGTTGGTTGTTTTCCTAAACTTTTACCCTATCTGATGCGGATTGGTCACGGTATCCAAATTCCTCTACTTTATCCTGAGTTACTCCCAGAATTAGCCAAACGCGGACAATGTTTAGAGGTTTGTCCCACAACCTATCTTAAAACTGGAACTTTACAGGATATCCGTCAACTCAAGTTGGTTTTTGACCGTTGTTTTGATGCTGGGGTAGACATCGCCATTTGTACAGATAACGCCGGCTTACACAATGTCCGCCTACCATTTGAGTATGAAAATCTCTTGACCTATGACATAATTAGTTTTGAACAACTGCAAGCTTGTCAAGATGCAGCTTTCCGTCATGCTTTTGCTTGGCCACATAGCGAACGTCCAGCTTCCCTATTGAACGAATTGCTCAAACCTGAACCTGAAAAAGTTTTGGCGATGAGAGTAATCTCCTAG
- a CDS encoding NAD(P)-binding domain-containing protein — MHIRHICVIGAGISGLVTAKTFLEEGYDVTVFEKKLGLGGVWEKSRSYPELTSQNTSDTYCFSDYPMPKSYPDWPSAEQIRNYLESYAKHFGIIEKIRFDTEVINVSRKDDAQATWVVTVTAKQIEESHEFDFVVVCNGTFSDPKLPSLPGKEEFTASGGLVLHSTEFNDTSMIEGKRVIVVGVSKSACDIATIAANTAKECTLVFRKAMWKIPRFFLGVVNLKYILLTRFSEAWFLYRHMGRLETILHSVGKPLVWLFWRTVEMVLRLQFGLDSCGMMPDHQIDKLECSVTIAPSNFFNYIRAGKIKPIKTSVAKFIPGGLELTNGQQILADVVIFGTGFRQQIPFLSEKYQRMLINEEGNFQLYRYLIHPEIPQMGFVGYNSSFYTQLTSEIGAWWLVEYVNGNLSLPSTPEMYQDIAAELDWMKNHFLSIVAGGTCIASFSLRHVEQLIQDIDTNHQLVIWKNISQVMSPIDISIYHQVRQELKSLRLDKNRNLLTPIDS, encoded by the coding sequence ATGCACATTAGACACATTTGTGTAATTGGCGCCGGTATTAGCGGTCTGGTAACAGCTAAAACCTTTCTGGAAGAAGGCTATGATGTCACCGTCTTCGAGAAAAAGCTGGGATTGGGTGGAGTCTGGGAAAAATCCCGCAGTTACCCAGAATTAACTAGCCAAAACACTAGTGATACCTACTGTTTTTCCGACTATCCCATGCCTAAATCTTATCCAGATTGGCCTTCAGCGGAGCAGATTAGGAATTACTTGGAGTCTTACGCCAAGCATTTTGGTATAATTGAGAAAATCCGGTTTGATACGGAAGTGATCAACGTTTCTAGAAAAGATGATGCACAAGCAACATGGGTAGTTACCGTTACAGCCAAACAGATAGAAGAAAGTCACGAATTTGACTTTGTAGTAGTGTGCAATGGTACTTTTAGTGACCCCAAACTTCCCTCTTTACCTGGTAAGGAAGAATTCACTGCATCTGGAGGGTTGGTTTTACATTCTACAGAGTTTAACGACACCTCGATGATTGAGGGTAAGCGGGTTATTGTCGTAGGTGTTAGTAAATCGGCCTGTGATATTGCTACTATAGCAGCGAACACTGCCAAAGAATGTACCCTGGTATTCCGCAAAGCTATGTGGAAAATACCAAGGTTTTTTCTGGGTGTGGTCAACCTGAAATATATTTTATTAACTCGTTTCTCAGAAGCTTGGTTTCTCTACCGTCATATGGGACGCTTAGAAACAATACTCCACAGTGTTGGTAAACCTCTGGTTTGGCTTTTCTGGCGGACTGTAGAGATGGTGTTACGCCTACAATTTGGTCTTGACAGTTGCGGGATGATGCCTGATCATCAAATAGATAAGCTTGAATGTAGTGTAACTATAGCGCCGTCAAACTTCTTTAATTATATACGTGCTGGGAAAATCAAGCCTATCAAAACGAGCGTAGCCAAGTTTATTCCTGGTGGTCTTGAATTGACAAATGGTCAGCAGATACTAGCAGATGTAGTTATTTTTGGTACGGGCTTTCGTCAACAAATACCTTTTCTGTCAGAAAAATATCAGCGGATGTTGATTAATGAAGAGGGTAACTTTCAGTTATACCGCTATTTAATTCACCCGGAAATTCCCCAGATGGGTTTTGTTGGCTATAACAGCAGTTTCTACACTCAGTTAACCTCAGAAATTGGTGCTTGGTGGCTGGTAGAATATGTTAACGGTAACTTGTCATTACCCTCAACACCGGAAATGTATCAAGATATCGCTGCTGAGTTGGATTGGATGAAAAATCACTTCTTAAGTATTGTCGCTGGTGGAACTTGTATTGCCTCATTTTCTTTGCGTCATGTTGAGCAACTCATCCAAGATATAGACACAAATCATCAGCTTGTAATTTGGAAAAATATTTCTCAAGTCATGTCACCTATTGATATATCCATTTACCACCAAGTTCGACAGGAATTAAAGTCGCTGAGATTAGACAAAAACCGTAACTTACTAACACCGATTGATTCATAA
- a CDS encoding PAS domain S-box protein yields the protein MMKWSVIQKLRAVFILALAILFTNAVVSYSNTIQVINNQQLVTYSQAILTQVETIILTLKDVEIAQRSYLLDADAQALTAYIDGRQKTEKSLASLQKLAHDNATQQQWNTLLEQKITERLNILETEVSVHQHQGFAAARKLVLSHKDKTISNDIQQLIYERLEVEKDILQGQFQQSQASSQKTIASFFLATFVDLMLIYVLYHLLWRYITRLQQTELALRQSENRLRAIIDAEPECIKLIARDGTLLEINAAGLAMMEVESADMVIGQSVYSGIVPEDRAAYEALHDRVCQGSRGTLEFEIVGFRGTRRRMETHAVPLHNESDGTFLHLAVTRDITKGRQAEQKIREQAALLDVTTDGILVRNIHNQILFWNKGAQRLYGWKVEEALGKNVEELLYKKPSSQLQDALFTVVNTGEWRGELHHLTKDGKEIIVESRWTLVRDDNGQPRFILSVNTEITQKKQLEAQLLRSQRLESIGTLAGGIAHDLNNVLAPILMSVELLQMKLRDPQSQRLLQTLENNVKRGANLLKQVLSFARGIEGKRTIIQVRDLIQEIEQIINQTFPKSIICDIDVPENLWYIYGNTTQLHQVLMNLVVNARDAMPNGGSLKIAVENLVIDQDYAQMNIDAQVGAYIIISVIDTGTGISPEIQERIFEPFFTTKEVGKGSGLGLSTALGIIKNHVGFVNVYSQVDKGTEFKVYLPASVHHTTASQTSELEAPLGDGKLILVVDDEALIREITKSSLETYNYRVLTASNGVEAVAIYTQYQKQISVVLLDMMMPAMDGTMAIRTLQKINPHVKIVAISGLLSNQNLAEVSGMGVQAFLAKPCTAKELLQTIGAVNTHN from the coding sequence ATGATGAAATGGTCTGTTATTCAAAAGCTAAGAGCAGTATTTATTCTGGCATTAGCAATTTTATTTACTAATGCTGTAGTCTCCTATAGCAACACCATACAGGTGATTAACAATCAGCAATTGGTGACATATTCGCAAGCAATACTTACTCAAGTAGAAACGATTATTCTCACACTCAAAGATGTGGAAATTGCCCAGCGTAGCTATTTGCTTGATGCAGATGCTCAGGCTCTCACAGCTTATATTGATGGGCGGCAAAAAACTGAGAAAAGTCTCGCAAGTTTGCAAAAGTTAGCTCACGATAACGCTACACAGCAGCAGTGGAATACTCTACTTGAGCAGAAAATTACTGAGAGGCTAAATATCCTAGAAACAGAAGTTTCGGTACATCAACACCAAGGATTTGCAGCGGCTCGAAAGTTAGTTCTGTCACATAAAGACAAGACCATTAGCAATGATATCCAACAGCTAATTTATGAGCGATTAGAGGTAGAGAAAGATATATTACAGGGACAATTTCAGCAGTCCCAAGCTAGTTCCCAAAAGACAATCGCTTCATTTTTCCTCGCCACTTTTGTCGATTTGATGCTGATTTATGTGCTTTATCACTTGCTGTGGCGTTACATTACCCGACTTCAACAAACGGAATTAGCCTTACGCCAAAGTGAGAATCGTTTACGAGCAATTATCGATGCAGAACCGGAATGCATCAAGTTAATTGCTAGGGATGGTACTCTTCTAGAAATTAATGCAGCTGGACTGGCCATGATGGAGGTAGAAAGTGCTGATATGGTCATTGGTCAGTCTGTTTATTCGGGAATTGTACCAGAAGATCGCGCCGCCTATGAGGCATTGCATGATCGTGTTTGTCAGGGTAGCAGGGGTACTTTGGAGTTTGAGATTGTGGGATTTCGCGGTACTCGGCGCCGGATGGAAACTCATGCTGTTCCATTACATAACGAATCTGATGGAACTTTTCTCCATTTGGCGGTAACAAGAGATATTACTAAAGGCCGACAAGCAGAACAGAAAATCCGCGAACAAGCGGCGCTGTTGGATGTCACAACCGATGGTATTCTAGTACGAAATATCCATAACCAGATTTTATTCTGGAATAAAGGCGCCCAACGTTTGTACGGCTGGAAGGTTGAGGAAGCTTTGGGTAAGAATGTTGAAGAACTTTTATACAAAAAACCCTCTTCACAGCTACAGGATGCACTGTTCACCGTCGTTAATACAGGGGAGTGGCGGGGTGAGTTGCATCATTTGACAAAAGATGGTAAGGAAATTATTGTTGAAAGTCGCTGGACATTGGTACGGGATGACAATGGACAACCAAGATTTATCTTGAGTGTGAATACAGAAATTACCCAGAAAAAACAACTCGAAGCACAACTTTTGCGATCGCAACGTTTGGAGAGTATTGGTACTCTCGCCGGTGGGATTGCTCATGACCTCAACAATGTTCTGGCTCCTATTTTAATGTCTGTTGAGCTATTGCAAATGAAATTGCGTGACCCACAAAGTCAGCGACTGCTACAAACTCTCGAAAATAATGTTAAACGCGGCGCTAATTTACTCAAACAAGTGTTGTCCTTTGCACGCGGTATCGAAGGTAAGCGGACAATAATCCAAGTTAGGGATTTAATACAAGAAATTGAGCAAATTATCAATCAAACATTTCCCAAATCGATCATCTGCGATATTGATGTACCAGAAAATCTCTGGTATATCTATGGGAATACCACCCAACTGCATCAAGTGTTGATGAATCTAGTAGTCAACGCCCGTGATGCGATGCCCAATGGTGGTAGTTTGAAGATCGCAGTGGAAAATCTGGTCATTGATCAAGATTATGCTCAAATGAATATTGATGCCCAAGTGGGTGCTTACATTATTATTTCGGTGATTGACACGGGTACAGGAATATCACCAGAAATTCAAGAGCGTATTTTTGAGCCATTTTTTACCACTAAAGAAGTGGGCAAAGGTTCAGGATTAGGACTTTCTACAGCTTTAGGTATTATTAAAAATCACGTTGGTTTTGTCAATGTCTACAGTCAAGTAGACAAAGGCACAGAATTTAAGGTGTACTTGCCTGCCTCTGTCCATCATACCACAGCTTCCCAGACTTCAGAATTAGAAGCACCATTAGGCGATGGTAAATTGATTTTGGTCGTGGATGATGAAGCTCTAATTCGCGAAATTACCAAATCATCTTTGGAAACATACAATTACCGGGTTTTAACTGCTAGTAATGGCGTGGAAGCGGTTGCTATATATACTCAATATCAAAAGCAAATTAGTGTAGTATTGCTAGATATGATGATGCCAGCGATGGATGGAACAATGGCAATTCGGACATTACAAAAAATCAATCCTCATGTCAAAATTGTTGCTATTAGTGGACTGTTATCAAATCAAAATCTGGCAGAAGTTTCAGGTATGGGAGTCCAAGCTTTTTTAGCCAAACCCTGTACAGCCAAAGAGTTATTGCAGACAATTGGTGCAGTTAATACTCACAATTAA
- a CDS encoding adenylosuccinate synthase, with product MANVIVIGAQWGDEGKGKITDLLSRSADVVVRYQGGVNAGHTIVVKGQTFKLHLIPSGILYPDTDCIIASGTVIDPQVLIEELDQLEQLNISTGKLLISETAHVTMPYHRLIDKASEERRGSHKIGTTGRGIGPTYADKSERTGIRVLDLMDEQGLREQLEWTINYKNVLLEKLYNLPPLDPEKVIEEYLGYAERLRPYVVDSSLKIYDAIQRRRNILFEGAQGTLLDLDHGTYPYVTSSNPVAGGACVGTGLGPTMIDRVIGVSKAYTTRVGEGPFPTELEGEMGDFLGDRGAEFGTTTGRKRRCGWFDAVIGRYAVRINGMDCLAITKLDVLDELAEINVCVAYDIDGERCEHFPTSSRQFARCRPIYKTLPGWQVPTSDCRTLEDLPPQALDYLKFLAELMEVPIAIVSLGASRDQTIIVEDPIHGPKRALLKADGTPVTLLSA from the coding sequence TTGGCTAACGTCATTGTCATAGGTGCCCAGTGGGGCGATGAAGGAAAAGGTAAAATAACAGATTTACTCAGCCGCTCCGCAGACGTAGTTGTCCGTTACCAAGGGGGTGTCAATGCTGGACACACAATTGTAGTCAAGGGTCAAACCTTTAAGCTGCATTTGATTCCCTCTGGTATTTTATATCCAGATACCGATTGCATTATTGCCTCTGGTACAGTCATTGATCCACAGGTTTTAATCGAAGAACTCGACCAACTAGAACAATTAAATATTTCAACTGGGAAATTGCTGATTTCTGAGACAGCCCACGTCACGATGCCTTACCATAGACTAATTGACAAGGCATCAGAAGAGCGGCGAGGAAGCCATAAAATTGGTACCACTGGTAGAGGCATTGGCCCCACCTATGCTGACAAATCTGAGCGTACAGGGATCAGAGTTTTAGACTTGATGGACGAGCAGGGGTTGCGTGAGCAGTTGGAATGGACGATCAATTATAAAAACGTCCTGTTAGAAAAACTGTATAACTTGCCACCTCTAGACCCAGAAAAGGTAATTGAAGAGTATCTGGGGTATGCAGAACGGTTACGACCTTACGTCGTCGATAGTTCGCTGAAAATATATGATGCCATTCAGCGGCGACGAAATATTTTGTTTGAAGGCGCACAAGGCACACTGCTAGATTTAGATCATGGTACTTATCCCTACGTCACATCCTCAAATCCCGTAGCGGGGGGGGCTTGCGTTGGTACAGGGTTAGGACCGACAATGATTGATCGGGTAATTGGTGTCTCAAAGGCTTATACAACACGAGTCGGCGAAGGACCATTTCCCACCGAACTTGAGGGAGAAATGGGAGACTTTTTAGGCGATCGCGGCGCCGAATTTGGCACAACTACTGGTAGAAAGCGACGCTGCGGCTGGTTTGATGCGGTCATCGGTCGTTACGCCGTTCGCATTAACGGTATGGATTGTCTCGCAATCACCAAACTCGATGTCCTCGACGAATTAGCCGAAATCAACGTTTGTGTTGCCTATGATATAGATGGTGAACGCTGCGAACACTTCCCCACCAGTTCCCGTCAGTTCGCCCGGTGTCGTCCCATTTACAAAACTTTACCAGGCTGGCAAGTACCCACAAGTGACTGTCGTACCCTGGAAGACTTGCCACCGCAAGCACTGGACTATCTGAAATTCTTGGCAGAATTAATGGAAGTCCCCATTGCGATTGTATCATTAGGAGCCAGTCGCGATCAAACCATCATTGTAGAAGACCCGATCCACGGTCCCAAACGCGCTTTGTTAAAAGCTGACGGTACACCCGTTACTTTATTGAGTGCTTAA
- the rplY gene encoding 50S ribosomal protein L25 — protein sequence MAITVESQKRPEGSKPKALRRSGLIPANLYGHNGTESISLVVDAKVVERLLKQATVNKTEVVLNIPEIEWTGTTVIREVQNHPAKGYTYHLSFFASTKG from the coding sequence ATGGCGATTACAGTCGAATCTCAAAAACGTCCAGAAGGTAGCAAACCCAAGGCTTTGCGCCGTTCTGGGTTAATACCTGCAAATTTGTACGGTCACAACGGTACCGAATCAATTTCCCTAGTAGTTGACGCCAAAGTCGTTGAGCGCCTGCTCAAACAAGCTACCGTGAACAAGACAGAAGTTGTACTCAACATTCCTGAGATTGAGTGGACTGGTACAACAGTGATCCGCGAAGTTCAGAATCATCCAGCAAAAGGCTACACTTACCACCTCAGCTTTTTCGCCTCCACTAAAGGATAA